DNA from Mycolicibacterium alvei:
GTTCAAAATGTCGATGAACCGGTCCGCGGACTTTTCCAGCACCGGTTCGACACAGCGTTCCTTGGCGCGGAAGTAGCGCCAGATCGTGCGGGTGGAAAGCCCTGCAGCCGAGGCGATGTCGTCACCGCTGGTGCCTGCGACCCCACGCTCCCAGAACAGCTTGCAGGCGTGTCGCGAGACCGCCAGACGCGCCTGATCCTGCTTGTCGCTGATCGCCCTCACCTCCAGAACCTGTCACTTAGTGACAGCTCCAATGTGTCACTAAGTGACAGAGTCGTCAAGGCGTGCTGGTGAGCGCCGGTTTCGTTGTTGCTTCGCCTCGTCTAAGTCGTCGCTCTCCATGCTTGAGCCACACCGCCGTTTCCTGCACCAGGGCGGTGCTTGTTCGATCAGAACGACCCGGGCGTGGAAAACGGCGCGCTCAGAAAGCCCAGCTGCCGGAGGGTGAGAGCACGAACCCGTGCTTGTGGTCGGCATCGATACAGGCAACAAGGTTGTTCCCGCCGACGACGCAGGTGTTGTTGTGGCCCTTGAGTTTCTTGCCGACGGTGATCGGTTTAAACCTCGCCGAGGCGCAATCCCCATCCGGCCGTGAGATGACGTAGGGTGCGTCGCTCGGTCCGTCCTCTGGCTTGCGCACCTCAGGACAACCGGTACCTGTTACCGAATCGGCGATGCCGTCAATGTTGCGACCGCACACGACGGATCTATGAGGCCCGTAGTCGAGCAGGCAACTGATCCGTTCGGGGCTGACGAACGCTGTTCCGCCCAAGTCGAAATCCTTTGGGTCGACGCCCGCAAACTCGTTCAGGTCGGGGAAACCTACTGGTGGAGAAGGTAACTCCGGTGTTGACGAACATGCCGTAACTCCGAGAAGTGCGATGACCAAGCACCGCGCAAGCCGCATCAGAACGCCCAGCTTCCCGACGGTTGCAGTACGAAGCCATGCTTCCCGTCGCCGTCGATGCATGCGGTTAATCGATCCTCACCGACCACGCACGTCGTGGTGTTGTTCGCGGTAAGTGTTAGCTTCTGACCGATGTTGAGAAGTGTGTCGGCCGGTGGTGGGCACCCCTTGACCGACTTCTCAAACCTGAAAGGTGCTGAGCGACTGTACTCTTCGTGGGTCTGCAGCACGACGGCACATTCGCCGTATTCCACGGGCAGTCCGGGTAGGGGCCCACTGCACCGTCTGACACCACCGATCATGCAGCTTAGACCGTCAGGTGTGCGAAAGAACGCGTACCCGTTGGCCCAGCGGTCTGGGCGCGAGAAGTCGAGGTTGGCCGGTGCATCTGTAAACGCATTGAGATCGGGAAATCCAGGTGGTTGTGCCTCCGCCGATGGCACTGCAGGGCCAACGGCAAGGGTTGCAACCATTGCGGGGACGGCGAGGACCTGGCGCAGGAGGTGCACGCTACTCATGGCTTTTCTCTCATCGCGTTAGTGCTGGACGGTGATCTCGGTTTGATAAGTCTTAGGGTTGTACGGTTTGTCGCCGGTTCCATCCCAGCCCGGCGGATCCTCCCATGTGCTCACACGAAGTTGTACCGTCTCTTGACCGGTAACCGGGTCATATGTTGTATCGACGACAGTAGGACCGTACGGAGCCCCGGTCCCTCCTCCCGGCCAAGTTCCCTGCCCAGGCGGGAATAGTGGAGTCGCCGGTGCCTTCAGCAAACCTTCTGGCATCGTCGCGGTAATCGCACTGATCGGTTGATCGCCTGGAACACCCGGATTGAAGTTGTCGGATCCGACGAGCATGAACCCGCCACCTTTGAGTGCGACGAGTTGGCTCTCGCGGTCACCGGGCAATCCCTGGATTTCACCCTGGGGCTTGAGGGTTTGCATCCAGCCGTTCGGGTTGGCGGGGTCAATGGGGTCGGACATACAGCATTCTCGTCCGGTCTCCAGGATGTGGACCGGTGTTTCCTACTACGATCATCCGGTTGGTCTTTGGGTCGTACGCGCCACTGGCTTGGGCAATCCCGGGCATGACGCCGATACTCTTCGATGGATCGTTGAGATCCACCACGGTGGTATCGGCGGTTGCATATTCACGATTTGGCTTCCCGTCCACTACATAGGGGACCTCGCTGTACAGCGCGTACTGCTTCCCGTCAGGACCAACAATCGTGCCGGTCGGAAGCGGTCGGAAGCGGTCGGACCTTGTCCTTCCCGTCTGGATTTTCCGGTGATGGTTGGTTCGCCTCGATCTCCAACGGATTCTTTTGTCCGTTCAGTGTGGGGTAACCGGTTCGCCCGTCGCCACTGATCTCGATGCCGGTACCGGGGAGAGTGGAATTCAAATCGCCCTGTGTGCCGTCTGGCCGTAAAGGTCCTGGGCACCCGGTGATCTGGGGGTCTTTGGACGAGCCTGCGCCCGATTCGCCCTTGCCGCCCTGTAGATCGAACTCTCTCAGCCTCGACGTCATTGTGTCGAGTTGATCGGCGACGTTTTGATCGGTCCATTCCAACACCGTTGCCTTCGCGCGAATATCGGCTTGGGCGTGAGTCGCCCTCAGTTTCCGCATCAGGGCCAGGGCAGGGCCGATGATCCAGGGCAAGCGGTCGGTGACGGTCAAGTCCTCGCTTACCGAGAAGAACTGGCCCTCAACGTTCTTGATCGCGTTGACTGCATCGTTCTTGGCGGCGCCGATAGATTCCGCACCCGCCTTGGCGATACCTGATGCCTGCCTGATGAGATCGAGCGATTTCCGGACCTTGGCCAAATTTTCGAACAACTTGCCGTTGGCGCGGTCTGAAGCCGGGCCTGTCCAGGGAACGCCGCCGACTGTGCTCTGGGCCTTGCTGTAGTGCTCATCAATGATGCTGGCGGCGCGCTCCCACCCGAGAGACGCAGATTTCAGGTGGCCCGTCGTCCACCCCTCGACACGAGAACGCGTCAGCATCTCGACTCGACACTCCTACTTGGGCGGGTTCATCGTCTTGATTACGGCTTGAGCGTTGGCCGAATCAGTCGCGTCGTAATAGCGCGCTGCCTGGGCGATGCTATCGGCGAAGTGGAGCAGGTTGGCTGAACACTCGCTCATCACGTGATGGGCCGCAGCAGTGACGGCAACAGTGGCCTTCGCTGATGGTTGATCCGCCGGAGGTCGCCACTCATATGTGAGTGAATCTCCGAGGTCGTCGCTGGCCGCGGCGAGTTCTCGGGCAGCCCATTCGAGCGCCGCGGTATCGACTTTCAATGGTTGCGTCACTGATTGACCCTAACGCTCCTGATGAGGGCGGATAGGCACCGATTTCCCTCGCGAAACAGCAATCGGTTAGCCTCGCGAATTAACACCCGTCAAGGAGATTGCCATGGTCGATCCGCGCACCCCCGTCATCGTCGGCGTCGGGCAGTTCACCGAACGCATCGACCTCGACGGTTACCGCGGGATGTCCTCGGTCGAGCTGGCCACCGAGGCGGCCAAGGCGGCACTGCGCGACTGCGGCGCCGACAGTGCCGCCGTGGCGCAGGCCATCGACACCGTGGCGGGTACGCGGCAGTTCGAGATCTCCGGCCCGCAGACGCCCACTCTGGGGGTTTCAAATAACTACCCGCGCTCGGTGGCGCGCAACGTTGGCGCCGAGCCGGCCCGCGCGATTCTCGAGGTGATCGGCGGCCAGAGTCCCCAGCATCTCGTCACCGAGTTCTCGTCGGCTATCGCGGCCGGCGACGCTGAGGTGGTGCTTCTGTTCGGCTCGGAGAACACCTCCACGCTGAGGCACTTCTCCAAACGCGACGACAAGCCGGATCACTCCGAGACCGTCGAGGGTCAGTTGGAGGACCGCGGCTACGGATACGACGGCATCTTCGACGAGTACACGATCAAGCACGGCCTGATCGGCGCCCCGGTGCAGTACGGCCTGCTGGAGAACGCGCGCCGGGCCCGCGTGGGCCTGTCGGTTTCCGACTATCGCACCCAGATGGCCGAGCTGTTTGCGCCGTTCTCCAAAGTGGCCGAGAAGAACCCGTATTCGTCTGCCCCGGTGGAGCGTTCGGCTCAGGAGCTGGCCACCGTCACCGAGAGCAACAGGATGATCTGTGATCCGTACCCGCGCATGATGGTGGCGCGCGATCAGGTCAACCAAGGTGCGGCAGTACTGCTGATGTCGGTCGAGGCCGCCCGGAAACTCGGGGTGCCCGAGGAGAAGTGGGTTTACCTGCGCGGGCACGCCGACATGAAGGAGATCAAGCTGCTGGAGCGCGCTGAACTCGGCTACAGCGATGCCGCGAACATCGCAGTGAACGAGGCGCTGCGGGTCGCAGACATCACCCTCGACGACATCGCGGCCTTCGATCTGTACAGCTGCTTCCCGTTCCCGGTGTTCAACATCTGCGACGGCACCGGCCTGGCGCCCGACGACGAGCGCGGACTGACGCTCACCGGCGGTCTGCCCTTCTTCGGCGGCCCGGGGAACAACTACTCGATGCACGGTATCGCCGAGGCAGTCAATGAAATGCGCGACAAGCCAGGGCAGTTCGCTCTAGTCGGCGGCAACGGCGGTATCGCCAGCAAGTACTCGGTCGGTATCTACTCGACCGAGCCGGCCGACTGGGTGGCCGACGGCAGCGCCGCCTTGCAGGATGCGTTCAACATCCAGGAGCGCGTAGTCATCGCCGAAAAGGCCGATGGCCCAGCCACAATCGAGACCTACACCGTCCGCTATGACTGGACGCCGCTCACCGGCATCATCATCGGACGCCTGGATGCCGATGGCAGCCGATTCCTGGCGACGACCACGGACGAGGCACTGGTGGAGTTGCTCACCGATGGCGAGCCGCTGGGCGCATCGATCATCGTGCAATCTGGTGAGAAGCGGAACACCGCGACGCTGGCGTAGCGCGGCTCTTTGGTCGCGGCACTCTGCCTGGAAACCTGGTACCGCATGCGATACCGGGTTTCGAGATCACATGTCGCCGAGAACATCCGACATGCTCAGAACAGCGTCGCGCGGCTTTCACGCCGCCATCTCAGAAGAGCCTCGACCATTGAGGACCCAGCACAAACCCGTGCCTGCCGATACGACAGGCCGTTATGTGGCTGCCGACCCCGCAGACAAGGTCATCTTTCGGGTACCGCACCACGTGTTGGGCGGGCAGCAACGGAGGTGGAGTGGCCTGGGGATCATCTGGGTCGGCGAGCTGACGAATGGTGGCGGCAGACCGTCGTTCGGCGGCCACCAACCAGAGCCCCGGCCCTTTGTCTGGCCGCGGACCCCAGCATTGGATCCGCGCGGACTCGGGATCGGGATAGTCGTTGGAGTCACACGTCAGGCCGCTCGGCGTCCGGAAGCTGTAACCCGAATATCTCTGCCCGGCAGAGAAATAGGTGTCATGGTCAGCGGGGGCGTATCCGCTGAAATCGGGAAACCCCTTGCCGTCGCTGGGGCGGGTAGCGGGCGCGCAGGCGGCAAGGAGCGCGATGAGGCAGACGACGAGGCGTCCAGCGGTGCGCACCCGCGTCAGCGTAACCGCGAGATCAACGCCATGGTCGTTACGCGCGAACTTTCACGACCATAGCGTTGATCTCGGCGTCAAGAACTAGTCGAGCGCGGCCAGCTTGCCCGCAAGCCGCTCGACGTACGCCGATACCTCGGCCTCGGACTTGTCCGGCAGCCCGAACAGAACTTCGGTGACGCCCAGTTCGCGCCAGTGGGCGAGCTTTTCGGGGTCGGGCTTGAAGTCCAGCGCCACGATCTGCGGTGCCCCGTCGCGTCCGGCAGCGGCCCAGGTGTCCTGCAGCAGCTTGACGGGCTCGTCGATGTTGAAATCGCGGGGAGTGGTGATCCAGCCGTCGGCCGACTTGGCGATCCACTTGAAGTTCTTCTCGTTGCCGGCGGCGCCGACCAGGATCGGGATGTGTGACTGCACGGGCTTGGGCCAGGCCCAGGACGGCCCGAAGTTCACGAATTCGCCGTCATAGGAGGCTTCTTCCTCGGTCCACAGCGCACGCATGGCTTCCAGGTACTCGCGCAGCATGGTGCGTCGGCGGCCCGGGGGGACCTTGTGATCGGCGAGTTCATCAGTGTTCCAACCGAATCCGACCCCCAATGACACGCGTCCACCGGACAGGTGGTCGAGGGTGGCGATCGATTTGGCCAGGGTGATCGGGTCGTGCTCGACCGGCAACGCGACGGCCGTCGACAACCGCACCCGCGACGTCACCGCACACGCGGTGCCCAGCGATACCCACGGATCGAGGGTGCGCATGTAGCGGTCGTCGGGCAGGGACTCGTCACCGGTGGTCGGGTGAGCCGCCTCGCGCTTGATCGGGATGTGGGTGTGTTCGGGGACGTAGAACGTCGTGAAGCCGTGATCGTCGGCGAGTTTGGCGGCCTTGGCCGGGGCGATGCCGCGGTCACTGGTGAAGAGAACAAGCCCATAGTCCATACGCAGAATTAGAACGTGTTTCAGTCGCAGTAGCAAGACGCACCGTCTCGTTAGGCGGGTCGGGCCGGAGAAAACTTCATCGCGAGCGATACCCGCGACGGGCCCCCGATGATTTGCTGGGATCATCGGCATGACGACCGAACGCATCGCCGACCACGTCAAGTTCGCGTACTGGGTGCCCAATGTCAGTGGCGGTCTGGTCACCAGCGATATCGAACAGCGCACCGACTGGAACTACGAATACAACAAGAAACTCGCGCAGACCGCGGAGAACAACGGCTTCGAATATGCCCTGTCGCAGGTTCGCTATGAGGCCAGCTACGGCGCGGAATACCAGCACGAGTCGACCAGCTTCAGCCTCGCCCTGTTGTTGGCGACCGAGAGACTCAAGGTCATCGCGGCCGTGCATCCGGGCCTGTGGCAACCGGCCGTGTTGGCCAAACTCGGCGCCACTGCCGATCACCTGTCAGGTGGCCGGTTCGCGGTCAACGTCGTGTCCGGTTGGTTCAAGGACGAGTTCACACACCTGGGCGAACCGTGGCTCGAACATGACGAGCGCTACCGCCGTAGCGCGGAGTTCCTCCAGGTGTTGCGCGAAATTTGGACGAACGACGACCCGGTTGAATTCCGCGGCGACTTCTACCGCATCCACGATTTCACCCTCAAGCCCAAGCCGCTGAACACATCCGAGCGTCCCAACCCCGAGTTGTTCCAGGGGGGCAACTCCACCGCGGCCCGCCGCAACGGCGGCCGTTATGCCGATTGGTACTTCTCCAACGGCAAAGACTTCGACGGGCTCACCGAACAGGTCGTCGAGGTACGTCACCACGCCCGCAACGCCGACAGAGAGGTGAAGTTCGGTCTCAACGGGTTCATCATCGCCCGCGACACGGAGAAAGAAGCGAAGGAGACGTTGAGAGAGATCATCGCCAAGGCCAACAGGCCCGCCGTCGAAGGTTTCCGTAGCGCGGTGCAGCAGGCCGGCAATTCCACCGGGGACAAGAAGGGGATGTGGGCCGATTCCAGTTTCGAGGATCTGGTGCAGTACAACGACGGCTTCCGCACCCAGTTGATCGGCACACCCGAGCAGATCGCCGAACGCATCGCCGCCTACCGCAAACGCGGCGTCGACCTGATCCTCGGCGGATTCCTGCATTTCCAAGAGGAAATCGAGTATTTCGGCGCCAACGTGCTGCCACTGGTCCGCGAAATCGAGGCAGCCGAAACGGATTCCGCCGAGACGCCCGTTCTGGTAAGGGCGTAGAACCGCTCCGACACCAAACACGCGCACCCGGCACCCAGTCGGGTGCGCTAGCGTGGAAGCTCGAATCGCTCACGTGGTCGGTATTCATGCCTGCGTGAACACACGTCGCGAAGCTTGATAGCACAGGAGAGGTCATGACCTACCCGCCCAGTAACCCCGGATACCCGCCACAATCGGGTTCGCAGTTCGATGCGACCCAGCAGTTCGCCAAGGCGGTCCCCGCTCCGGCGGCCCCGCCCGCGGCCCCGGCCGCGTCAGAGCCCGGTGAGAACAAGCTGCCCGAGATCCTGCTGGGCGTGGTGGCCGTCACCGGCCTGCTCATCTATTTCGTGAGCTTCGCCTTCGAGATCCAGGCCGTGATCGGTTCGCTGATCATCGCGGTTCCGCTGTTGGCCGGTCTCCTGGCGGGCGTCAGCGTCCTGCCGAAGCAGAAGAGCCGTGTCGCGCCGGCGGCAGTGCTGTCCACCCTCGGGTTGCTGCTGGCCATCACCCTCTCGGTAGCTGCGGGTAGCGACGCCGATTGGACGATCTGGGTTCTCCTTGTTCTCACGCTGGTCCAGGCCGGTGCCGGTATCGCCGCACTTCTGTTCGACGCCGGCATCCTCACTCCGCCGGCGCCCAAGCCGCAGTTCGACCCGCAGCCTCAGTACGGCCAGTACGGCGGCCCGTCGCAGTACTACGGGCAGCAGCACCAGCCGCAGCAGCACGGTGGTCAGTCCTACCAGCAGGCTCAGTCGCAGCAGCCCGGCTACCCCTCGCAGTACGGCGGCTATGCCGGCGGTCAGAACACCGGTGGTTTCCCGGTGCAGCCCCCGCAGGGGCAGCAGCCCAGCGGCCCGCCGACGCCTCCGACCGGCTACCCCACGTATGGCCAGCCGCAGCATTCGGGCTCCTCGGCGCCCTCTGCTGGTCCGGCACAGCAGCCGCCTTCACAGCAATCTGGCCCTGCGCCGTCGTAAGCTGATCGGCGCGTGCGCTTCCCGCGTACGCGCCGATCATCGCGAGGAGCAGCCCACCAAGTGAGTAACCGGCCAGTCGGCACCCGCCAGGCACGCGAGTTGCTCCGGGTCGCGTTCGGGCCGTCCGTCGTCGCCCTGGTGGTCATCGCCGCGGTTGTGTTGCTGCAGCTCCTGATCGCCAATAGCGACATGACGGGCGCGCTCGGTGCGACCGCCAGCATGTGGCTGGGCGTGCACCAGGTGCCGGTCTCGATCGGCGGCCGCGAGCTGGGCGTGATGCCGCTGCTGCCGGTGATGGCGATGATCTGGGGCACCGCACGCACGACGGCCGCGGCCACCGCCCCGAATTCCTCCTGGTTCGTCACGCGCTGGGTCGTCGCCTCGGCGCTGGGCGGGCCCATTCTGATCGCGGCCATCCTGCTGGCCGTCATCCATGACGCCGCCTCGGTGATCAGCGAACTGCAGACCCCCAGTGCCTTGCGCGCGTTCTGCAGCGTGCTGGTGGTGCATGCGATCGGTGCGTTGATCGGCGTCGGCTCGAAGGTCGGCCGGCGCACCCTGGCGGTCCTTCCGCTCCCGGTCTGGCTGCCCGATGCGTTTCGGGCAGCCGCGGCCGGTGTACTCGCCCTGTTCGGGCTTTCCGGTGTGGTGACCGCGGTGTCCCTGGTGGTGCATTGGGGCACGATGCACGATCTGTTCGCGATCACCGACAGTCTGTTCGGCCAGCTCAGCCTCACTTTGTTGTCGATCCTCTATATCCCGAACGTGATCGTGGGGGCCTCGGCCATCGCGGTCGGATCCAGTGCCCATGTCGGGTTGGCCGCGTTCAGTTCGTTCACCGTGTTCGGCGGCGATATCCCCGCGGTGCCGGTGCTGGCCGCGGTACCGACGCCGCCGCTGGGCCCGATCTGGGTGGCGCTCCTGATCGTGGGAGCGGCCTCGGCGGTCGCGGTAGGTCAGCAATGCGCACGACGCCCGCTCCCGATCGGGGCGGCCACCGGGAAGTTGGTGGCGGCGTCGGCGCTGGCCGCGGTGACGATGGCGCTGGCCGGATTCGCCGGTGGTGGCCGGTTGGGTAATTTCGGTTCAGTCGGGGTGGATCAGGCGACGTTCGGGCCGGCGGTTTTCCTGTGGTTCGTCGGGATCGGCGGGCTCACGGTGGCGATGTCCGGTGGCCTGACCCGCAAGCCGCGGCCCGTGGCGCCATCCCCGCCCCCACCCCCAGCTGAGCCCGAGCCTGAAGGCGAGCCCGAGCCCGAGCCCGAGCCCGAAGACGACGTCGACGTTGTCGAGGCAGCGCCCGAGTTCGAACCCGACGAGCCGCTGGTGTCGTGGTCGGCCGAGGAGCCCGGCGACGACTCGGAGAGCCCTCAGGACGAGTACGAGGACTACGACGACGTGCAGGAAACCGGCTACGAACCGGGCCCCCGGAGCTATGAAGACTTCGATGACGATCCCGAGGACCACTTCATCGTCGACGATATCCCCGACGACGACCTGACCGGCGATCAGCCGCGCCGTGCGGGCGACTAGGCTGCTGCGCGTGCAGCAACCGTTACAAGTGCCTCCGAGTGCACCGGCACGGCTGGTAGTGCTGGCTTCGGGGACAGGGTCGCTGCTCGCCTCGCTACTGGCCGCCGCTGTCGACGATTATCCGGCGCGGGTGGTCGCGGTCGGAACCGACCGCAAATGTGCCGCGGTGGACATCGCGGCAGAGGCGGGGGTGCCGTCCTACACCGTGCGGTTGGGTGACTACGACGATCGCGACGCCTGGGATGCTGCGCTCATCGAAGCCACCGCCGAACATGAACCGGACCTGGTGGTCTCGGCCGGTTTCATGAAAATTCTGGGCGGCCAATTCCTTTCCCGTTTCCCGGGCCGGGTGGTCAACACCCATCCGGCATTGCTGCCGGCGTTCCCAGGGGCGCACGCGGTACCCGACGCATTGGCGTACGGCGTGCGGGTGACGGGCTGCACGGTGCATCTGGTGGACTCCGGCATGGATACCGGGCCGATTCTGGCCCAGCAGGCCGTCGACGTGCTCGATGATGACACCGAACAGACTTTGCATGAGCGCATCAAGGTGGTCGAACGACGACTGCTGGTGGATGTGCTGGCCGCGCTGGCAACCCGCGGCGTGACCTGGACTGGACGAAAGGCGACCATAGGGTGAGCGAGAAGAAACCGATCCGGCGAGCGCTGGTCAGTGTCTATGACAAGACCGGCCTGGCCGATCTGGCCCGTGGTCTGCATGAGGCGGGCGTGACCATCGTCTCCACCGGGTCGACCGCCAAAACCATTGCTGCCGCTGGTGTTCCGGTCACCCCGGTGGAAGAGGTGACGGGCTTCCCCGAGGTGCTCGACGGTCGGGTCAAGACGCTGCACCCGCGTGTGCACGCTGGCCTGCTGGCCGACACCCGCAAGCCCGAACACGTTGCGGCACTGCAGGAGCTTGAGGTCGAGGCCTTCGAACTCGTGGTGGTGAACCTGTACCCGTTCTCCGAGACCGTCGAGTCCGGCGCATCGGTGGACGAGTGTGTCGAGCAGATCGACATCGGCGGGCCGTCGATGGTGCGTGCGGCTGCCAAGAACCATCCGAGCGTGGCTGTGGTGGTGGATCCGCGGGGCTACGACGGCGTGCTGGCCGCGGTTCGGGCCGGCGGGTTCACCCTTGAAGAGCGGAAGAAGCTGGCATCGTTGGCATTCCGGCACACCGCCGAGTACGACGTGGCCGTTGCGGGCTGGATGGGGTCGACGCTGGCTCCTGCGGAAGATTCGGTGCCTGCGTCCTTGCCCCAGTGGTTCGCCGGCACCTGGCACCGCAGCGCGGTCCTGCGCTATGGCGAGAACCCGCATCAGCAGGCCGCGGTCTACCGCGACGACTCCGCGTGGCCCGGACTGGCCCAGGCCGAGCAGCTGCACGGCAAGGAGATGTCCTACAACAACTACACCGACGCCGATGCGGCGTGGCGGGCGGCGTTCGACCACGAAGAGATCTGCGTGGCGATCATCAAACACGCCAACCCGTGTGGCATCGCGATCTCCTCGGAGTCCGTCGCCGACGCGCACCGCAAGGCGCACGAGTGCGATCCGCTGAGTGCGTTCGGCGGCGTCATCGCCTCCAACACCGAGGTCAGTGTCGAGATGGCCGAGACCGTCGCCGACATCTTCACCGAGGTCATCATCGCCCCGGCGTACGAGGCCGGTGCAGTGGAAATCCTGGCGCGTAAGAAGAACATCCGCATCCTGGTGGCGTCGGAGCCGCTGGTCGGTGGCATCGAGCTGCGCCAGATCAGTGGCGGGGTGCTGCTGCAGCAGCGTGACGCGCTCGACGCCGAGGGCGACAATCCGGCGAACTGGACACTGGCCACCGGTGAGCCGGCCGATCCGCAGACGCTGAGCGATCTGGTGTTCGCCTGGCGGGCCTGCCGCGCGGTGAAGTCCAACGCGATCGTGATCGCCAAGGACGGCGCCACCGTGGG
Protein-coding regions in this window:
- a CDS encoding type VII secretion target, with product MTQPLKVDTAALEWAARELAAASDDLGDSLTYEWRPPADQPSAKATVAVTAAAHHVMSECSANLLHFADSIAQAARYYDATDSANAQAVIKTMNPPK
- a CDS encoding acetyl-CoA acetyltransferase, which translates into the protein MVDPRTPVIVGVGQFTERIDLDGYRGMSSVELATEAAKAALRDCGADSAAVAQAIDTVAGTRQFEISGPQTPTLGVSNNYPRSVARNVGAEPARAILEVIGGQSPQHLVTEFSSAIAAGDAEVVLLFGSENTSTLRHFSKRDDKPDHSETVEGQLEDRGYGYDGIFDEYTIKHGLIGAPVQYGLLENARRARVGLSVSDYRTQMAELFAPFSKVAEKNPYSSAPVERSAQELATVTESNRMICDPYPRMMVARDQVNQGAAVLLMSVEAARKLGVPEEKWVYLRGHADMKEIKLLERAELGYSDAANIAVNEALRVADITLDDIAAFDLYSCFPFPVFNICDGTGLAPDDERGLTLTGGLPFFGGPGNNYSMHGIAEAVNEMRDKPGQFALVGGNGGIASKYSVGIYSTEPADWVADGSAALQDAFNIQERVVIAEKADGPATIETYTVRYDWTPLTGIIIGRLDADGSRFLATTTDEALVELLTDGEPLGASIIVQSGEKRNTATLA
- a CDS encoding LLM class F420-dependent oxidoreductase is translated as MDYGLVLFTSDRGIAPAKAAKLADDHGFTTFYVPEHTHIPIKREAAHPTTGDESLPDDRYMRTLDPWVSLGTACAVTSRVRLSTAVALPVEHDPITLAKSIATLDHLSGGRVSLGVGFGWNTDELADHKVPPGRRRTMLREYLEAMRALWTEEEASYDGEFVNFGPSWAWPKPVQSHIPILVGAAGNEKNFKWIAKSADGWITTPRDFNIDEPVKLLQDTWAAAGRDGAPQIVALDFKPDPEKLAHWRELGVTEVLFGLPDKSEAEVSAYVERLAGKLAALD
- the sfnG gene encoding dimethylsulfone monooxygenase SfnG; the encoded protein is MTTERIADHVKFAYWVPNVSGGLVTSDIEQRTDWNYEYNKKLAQTAENNGFEYALSQVRYEASYGAEYQHESTSFSLALLLATERLKVIAAVHPGLWQPAVLAKLGATADHLSGGRFAVNVVSGWFKDEFTHLGEPWLEHDERYRRSAEFLQVLREIWTNDDPVEFRGDFYRIHDFTLKPKPLNTSERPNPELFQGGNSTAARRNGGRYADWYFSNGKDFDGLTEQVVEVRHHARNADREVKFGLNGFIIARDTEKEAKETLREIIAKANRPAVEGFRSAVQQAGNSTGDKKGMWADSSFEDLVQYNDGFRTQLIGTPEQIAERIAAYRKRGVDLILGGFLHFQEEIEYFGANVLPLVREIEAAETDSAETPVLVRA
- a CDS encoding DUF5336 domain-containing protein; protein product: MTYPPSNPGYPPQSGSQFDATQQFAKAVPAPAAPPAAPAASEPGENKLPEILLGVVAVTGLLIYFVSFAFEIQAVIGSLIIAVPLLAGLLAGVSVLPKQKSRVAPAAVLSTLGLLLAITLSVAAGSDADWTIWVLLVLTLVQAGAGIAALLFDAGILTPPAPKPQFDPQPQYGQYGGPSQYYGQQHQPQQHGGQSYQQAQSQQPGYPSQYGGYAGGQNTGGFPVQPPQGQQPSGPPTPPTGYPTYGQPQHSGSSAPSAGPAQQPPSQQSGPAPS
- a CDS encoding cell division protein PerM — protein: MSNRPVGTRQARELLRVAFGPSVVALVVIAAVVLLQLLIANSDMTGALGATASMWLGVHQVPVSIGGRELGVMPLLPVMAMIWGTARTTAAATAPNSSWFVTRWVVASALGGPILIAAILLAVIHDAASVISELQTPSALRAFCSVLVVHAIGALIGVGSKVGRRTLAVLPLPVWLPDAFRAAAAGVLALFGLSGVVTAVSLVVHWGTMHDLFAITDSLFGQLSLTLLSILYIPNVIVGASAIAVGSSAHVGLAAFSSFTVFGGDIPAVPVLAAVPTPPLGPIWVALLIVGAASAVAVGQQCARRPLPIGAATGKLVAASALAAVTMALAGFAGGGRLGNFGSVGVDQATFGPAVFLWFVGIGGLTVAMSGGLTRKPRPVAPSPPPPPAEPEPEGEPEPEPEPEDDVDVVEAAPEFEPDEPLVSWSAEEPGDDSESPQDEYEDYDDVQETGYEPGPRSYEDFDDDPEDHFIVDDIPDDDLTGDQPRRAGD
- the purN gene encoding phosphoribosylglycinamide formyltransferase, translating into MQQPLQVPPSAPARLVVLASGTGSLLASLLAAAVDDYPARVVAVGTDRKCAAVDIAAEAGVPSYTVRLGDYDDRDAWDAALIEATAEHEPDLVVSAGFMKILGGQFLSRFPGRVVNTHPALLPAFPGAHAVPDALAYGVRVTGCTVHLVDSGMDTGPILAQQAVDVLDDDTEQTLHERIKVVERRLLVDVLAALATRGVTWTGRKATIG
- the purH gene encoding bifunctional phosphoribosylaminoimidazolecarboxamide formyltransferase/IMP cyclohydrolase, which produces MSEKKPIRRALVSVYDKTGLADLARGLHEAGVTIVSTGSTAKTIAAAGVPVTPVEEVTGFPEVLDGRVKTLHPRVHAGLLADTRKPEHVAALQELEVEAFELVVVNLYPFSETVESGASVDECVEQIDIGGPSMVRAAAKNHPSVAVVVDPRGYDGVLAAVRAGGFTLEERKKLASLAFRHTAEYDVAVAGWMGSTLAPAEDSVPASLPQWFAGTWHRSAVLRYGENPHQQAAVYRDDSAWPGLAQAEQLHGKEMSYNNYTDADAAWRAAFDHEEICVAIIKHANPCGIAISSESVADAHRKAHECDPLSAFGGVIASNTEVSVEMAETVADIFTEVIIAPAYEAGAVEILARKKNIRILVASEPLVGGIELRQISGGVLLQQRDALDAEGDNPANWTLATGEPADPQTLSDLVFAWRACRAVKSNAIVIAKDGATVGVGMGQVNRVDAAGLAVQRAGDRVPGSVGASDAFFPFPDGLETLTNAGVKAIVHPGGSVRDAEVTAAAEAAGITLYLTGARHFAH